The proteins below come from a single Triticum aestivum cultivar Chinese Spring chromosome 5D, IWGSC CS RefSeq v2.1, whole genome shotgun sequence genomic window:
- the LOC123125998 gene encoding zinc finger protein ZAT12 → MVSSMKQQYRDEADAPSSLSLSLSLGAIADRSKKMRRGAADGEFVCKTCSRSFPSFQALGGHRTSHLRGRNGLALGLAAGSDQPATRKTTDQKQAHRCHICGLEFEMGQALGGHMRRHREHGAATTAQAPPVLLQLFV, encoded by the coding sequence ATGGTTTCGTCAATGAAGCAGCAGTACAGAGATGAGGCCGATGCGCCCtcgtccctctccctctcgctctccctcggcGCCATCGCCGACCGCAGCAAGAAGATGCGCCGCGGCGCCGCGGACGGGGAGTTCGTGTGCAAGACGTGCAGCCGCTCGTTCCCGTCGTTCCAGGCGCTTGGCGGGCACCGGACCAGCCACCTCCGCGGCCGCAACGGGCTCGCGCTCGGCCTCGCTGCCGGGTCCGATCAGCCGGCGACCAGGAAGACCACGGACCAGAAGCAGGCGCACCGGTGCCACATCTGCGGGCTCGAGTTCGAGATGGGGCAGGCGCTCGGGGGACATATGCGCCGGCACCGCGAGCACGGGGCCGCCACCACGGCCCAGGCACCGCCGGTTCTGCTCCAGCTCTTCGTCTAG
- the LOC123125997 gene encoding zinc finger protein ZAT18: MGEGMKRAREKEPAASLALSLITDSSTSTTTSADSAGAPAAAPRKRARRGRVVATSGEGEFVCKTCGRAFETFQALGGHRTSHLRGRCGLELGVGVARAIGERQRHDDKQQHDCQICTLGFETGQALGGHMRRHREEMALDRWVALSDQEAGHQAAADRLPVLLELFV, encoded by the coding sequence ATGGGAGAGGGGATGAAGCGCGCAAGGGAGAAGGAGCCAGCAGCGTCGCTGGCGCTGTCTCTCATCACAGACTCATCGACGTCCACCACAACCTCGGCCGactcggccggtgcgccggcggcAGCGCCCAGGAAGAGGGCACGGCGAGGGAGGGTAGTGGCCACTTCGGGGGAGGGAGAGTTCGTCTGCAAGACTTGCGGGCGCGCCTTCGAGACGTTCCAGGCGCTCGGCGGCCACCGGACCAGCCACCTCCGCGGCCGCTGCGGGCTGGAGCTCGGCGTCGGCGTCGCCAGGGCCATCGGGGAGCGGCAAAGGCACGACGACAAGCAGCAGCACGACTGCCAGATCTGCACACTGGGCTTCGAGACAGGCCAGGCGCTCGGCGGGCACATGCGGCGGCACCGCGAGGAGATGGCGCTCGACCGGTGGGTCGCGCTGTCGGATCAGGAGGCGGGGCACCAGGCCGCCGCCGACCGGCTGCCTGTTTTGCTCGAGCTGTTCGTCTAG
- the LOC123125999 gene encoding zinc finger protein ZAT6-like — MGAGMKRAREEEPVVSLALSLRTDSSVTSTTTSDSSTGAPALVPRKRARRGRAVATSGEGEFVCKTCGRAFETFQALGGHRTSHLRGRHGLELGVGVARAIKQRKRQEEKQHDCHICGLGFETGHALGGHMRRHREEMALSDAMDRWVALSDQEAGHQHAADRPPVLLELFL, encoded by the coding sequence ATGGGAGCGGGCATGAAGCGCGCGAGGGAGGAGGAGCCAGTTGTGTCGCTGGCGCTGTCGCTCAGGACAGACTCCTCGGTGACGTCCACCACGACGTCGGACAGCTCGACCGGTGCGCCGGCGCTGGTCCCCAGGAAGAGGGCGCGGCGGGGGAGAGCTGTGGCCACGTCCGGGGAGGGGGAGTTCGTGTGCAAGACTTGCGGGCGTGCCTTCGAGACGTTCCAGGCGCTCGGCGGGCACCGGACCAGCCACCTGCGCGGCCGCCATGGGCTGGAGCTCGGCGTCGGCGTCGCCAGGGCCATCAAGCAGCGGAAGCGGCAGGAGGAAAAGCAGCACGACTGCCACATCTGCGGGCTGGGCTTCGAGACGGGACATGCGCTGGGCGGGCACATGCGGCGGCACCGCGAGGAGATGGCACTCAGCGACGCCATGGACCGGTGGGTCGCGCTGTCGGATCAAGAGGCTGGGCACCAGCACGCCGCCGACCGGCCGCCAGTCTTGCTCGAGCTGTTTCTCTAG
- the LOC123125995 gene encoding zinc finger protein ZAT8-like has product MVSSMKHCRDQAEVPLSLSLSLGVVADRNKKMRRSADGEFVCKTCGRSFPSFQALGGHRTSHLRGRHGLALSLAQGSEPATKKATKQNLAHQCHVCGLEFELGQALGGHMRRHREQEATTMAQAPPVLLQLFV; this is encoded by the coding sequence ATGGTCTCGTCGATGAAGCACTGCAGAGATCAGGCCGAGGTGCCACtgtccctctcgctctccctcggtGTCGTGGCTGACCGGAACAAGAAGATGCGCCGCAGTGCGGACGGCGAGTTCGTGTGCAAGACGTGCGGCCGCTCGTTCCCGTCGTTCCAGGCGCTGGGCGGGCACCGGACAAGCCACCTCCGTGGCCGTCATGGGCTTGCCCTCAGCCTCGCCCAGGGTTCCGAGCCGGCGACCAAGAAGGCCACGAAGCAGAACCTGGCGCACCAGTGCCACGTCTGCGGGCTTGAGTTCGAGCTGGGGCAGGCCCTAGGCGGCCACATGCGCCGGCACCGCGAACAGGAAGCCACCACCATGGCGCAGGCGCCGCCCGTTCTGCTACAGCTCTTCGTCTAG